A region from the Pseudonocardia petroleophila genome encodes:
- a CDS encoding ANTAR domain-containing response regulator, producing the protein MTQSVSEESKPVGDTTGLRVLVVEDEALIRLDLTEMLREEGYVVAGEAGDGEQAVKLARELTPDLVIMDVKMPKVDGIAAAGEIVGERIAPVVMLTAFSQRELIEQARDAGAMAYLVKPFARHELVPAIELAVSRFAEKKALEDEVATLTDRLETRKLVDRAKGLLMSRQSMSEPDAFRWIQRTAMDRRTTMKAVAEAVVEGLNPPRA; encoded by the coding sequence GTGACCCAGTCGGTTTCCGAGGAGAGCAAGCCCGTGGGCGACACCACCGGCCTGCGCGTGCTGGTGGTCGAGGACGAGGCGCTGATCCGCCTCGACCTCACCGAGATGCTCCGCGAGGAGGGCTACGTCGTCGCCGGTGAGGCGGGTGACGGGGAGCAGGCGGTCAAGCTGGCCCGCGAGCTGACGCCGGACCTCGTGATCATGGACGTCAAGATGCCGAAGGTCGACGGCATCGCCGCGGCCGGCGAGATCGTGGGGGAGCGCATCGCGCCCGTCGTGATGCTCACGGCGTTCAGCCAGCGCGAGCTCATCGAGCAGGCGCGCGACGCCGGCGCGATGGCGTACCTGGTCAAGCCGTTCGCCCGGCACGAGCTCGTGCCCGCGATCGAGCTGGCCGTGTCCCGCTTCGCCGAGAAGAAGGCGCTCGAGGACGAGGTCGCCACGCTCACCGACCGACTGGAGACGCGCAAGCTCGTCGACCGGGCGAAGGGCCTGCTGATGAGCCGGCAGTCGATGTCGGAGCCCGACGCGTTCCGCTGGATCCAGCGCACCGCGATGGACCGGCGCACGACGATGAAGGCCGTCGCGGAGGCCGTCGTCGAGGGTCTCAACCCGCCCAGGGCCTGA
- a CDS encoding DUF309 domain-containing protein: MTSRDRDGAGRARSARPRDVTGRPLPHGAAGVERVPEDQVLTADEAVTKAQRLLDGGNPFGAHEVLEGAWKAAPEPERELWRGLAQVAVGLTHAQRGNARGAVALLERGVDHVRRWVGDAPAGLDLPGVADHAEGLAARIAGGATATPDDLRPRLRAPTVGP; encoded by the coding sequence ATGACGAGCCGCGACCGCGACGGGGCCGGCCGGGCCCGCAGCGCCCGCCCCCGGGACGTCACCGGGCGCCCGCTGCCGCACGGCGCCGCCGGGGTGGAGCGGGTGCCCGAGGACCAGGTGCTCACCGCCGACGAGGCCGTCACCAAGGCGCAGCGCCTGCTCGACGGCGGCAACCCGTTCGGCGCGCACGAGGTGCTGGAGGGCGCCTGGAAGGCCGCGCCGGAGCCCGAGCGGGAGCTGTGGCGGGGCCTCGCCCAGGTCGCCGTCGGGCTGACCCACGCCCAGCGCGGCAACGCCCGCGGGGCCGTCGCGCTGCTGGAGCGGGGCGTCGACCACGTCCGGCGCTGGGTCGGGGACGCCCCCGCCGGCCTCGACCTCCCCGGCGTCGCGGACCACGCCGAGGGCCTCGCCGCCCGCATCGCGGGCGGCGCCACCGCGACCCCCGACGACCTGCGGCCCCGCCTCCGCGCGCCTACCGTCGGCCCGTGA
- a CDS encoding class I SAM-dependent methyltransferase, whose product MTDAVFPPGFFDRDDPSPDAGFYGPPRLVTHIDDRAIAAVGALYAELGVDGDVLDLCSSWISHFTTPPRRLVGLGMNAAELAANPALAGHVVRDLNDDPTLPFDDASFDDAVCCVSVDYLVEPVAVFREVARVLRPGGRFVVTFSNRCFPTKAIRGWLHTDDEGHLQIVNAFFVLSECFGEVRGGRRTPPGPGDPLYAVWAARR is encoded by the coding sequence GTGACCGACGCCGTGTTCCCCCCGGGCTTCTTCGACCGCGACGACCCCTCCCCCGACGCCGGGTTCTACGGCCCGCCGCGGCTGGTCACCCACATCGACGACCGGGCGATCGCCGCGGTCGGGGCGCTGTACGCGGAGCTGGGCGTCGACGGGGACGTGCTCGACCTGTGCTCGTCGTGGATCTCGCACTTCACGACCCCGCCGCGCCGGCTCGTCGGCCTCGGGATGAACGCGGCGGAGCTCGCCGCCAACCCGGCGCTCGCCGGGCACGTCGTGCGCGACCTCAACGACGACCCCACCCTGCCCTTCGACGACGCCTCCTTCGACGACGCCGTCTGCTGCGTCTCCGTCGACTACCTCGTCGAGCCGGTGGCGGTGTTCCGGGAGGTCGCGCGGGTGCTGCGGCCCGGCGGGCGGTTCGTCGTGACGTTCTCGAACCGGTGCTTCCCGACCAAGGCGATCCGCGGCTGGCTGCACACCGACGACGAGGGGCACCTGCAGATCGTCAACGCGTTCTTCGTGCTCAGCGAGTGCTTCGGCGAGGTGCGCGGGGGGCGGCGCACGCCGCCGGGCCCCGGTGACCCGCTCTACGCCGTGTGGGCCGCCCGCCGCTAG
- a CDS encoding SDR family NAD(P)-dependent oxidoreductase, with the protein MGTVLVLGGRSEIGLEVARRLAPGSTVVLAARRPHDLDDEEAALTDAGAAAVDRVGFDADDVAGQRAVLDSVVAAHGALDTVVVAFGILGEQARAERDVEHALAVVHTDYVAHVSVLTHLAQILRGQGRGDLVVFSSVAGARVRRANYVYGSAKAGLDGFASGLADALHGSGVRLLLVRPGFVTGRMTAGMTPAPFSSTPAQVADATVRALRSGRGEVWVPGVLRPLFGLLRHAPRALWRRMPR; encoded by the coding sequence ATGGGAACGGTGCTGGTGCTCGGCGGTCGCAGCGAGATCGGGCTGGAGGTCGCGCGCCGGCTCGCGCCCGGGTCCACGGTGGTCCTCGCGGCGCGTCGCCCGCACGACCTCGACGACGAGGAGGCGGCCCTGACCGACGCGGGCGCCGCCGCCGTCGACCGGGTGGGGTTCGACGCCGACGACGTGGCGGGCCAGCGCGCCGTCCTCGACTCCGTGGTGGCCGCGCACGGCGCGCTCGACACGGTCGTCGTCGCGTTCGGGATACTCGGCGAGCAGGCGCGCGCCGAGCGCGACGTCGAGCACGCGCTGGCCGTCGTGCACACCGACTACGTCGCGCACGTCTCCGTGCTCACCCACCTCGCGCAGATCCTGCGGGGGCAGGGCCGCGGGGACCTCGTCGTGTTCTCCTCGGTCGCCGGGGCCCGGGTGCGGCGCGCCAACTACGTCTACGGGTCGGCGAAGGCGGGCCTCGACGGGTTCGCCTCCGGCCTCGCCGACGCCCTGCACGGCTCCGGCGTCCGGCTGCTGCTGGTCCGGCCCGGGTTCGTGACCGGCCGGATGACCGCGGGCATGACGCCCGCCCCGTTCTCCTCGACGCCCGCGCAGGTCGCCGACGCCACGGTCCGCGCGCTGCGCTCCGGCCGCGGCGAGGTGTGGGTGCCGGGGGTGCTGCGCCCGCTGTTCGGGCTGCTGCGGCACGCGCCCCGGGCTCTGTGGCGCCGCATGCCCCGCTAG
- a CDS encoding MSMEG_0570 family nitrogen starvation response protein, which yields MLFEVRWPDGALQTFYSPSLIVQEYLEAGREYPLADFVDRVRTAMGVAEVRVRAKYGMGCSMAPVAVAQVEAVQAELAAAGLADGAVRVERFRT from the coding sequence ATGCTGTTCGAGGTGCGGTGGCCCGACGGGGCGCTGCAGACGTTCTACTCGCCGTCCCTGATCGTGCAGGAGTACCTGGAGGCGGGCCGCGAGTACCCGCTCGCCGACTTCGTCGACCGCGTCCGCACGGCGATGGGCGTCGCCGAGGTGCGGGTGCGCGCGAAGTACGGCATGGGGTGCTCGATGGCCCCGGTCGCGGTGGCGCAGGTCGAGGCGGTGCAGGCCGAGCTGGCGGCCGCCGGCCTCGCCGACGGCGCCGTGCGGGTCGAGCGGTTCCGGACGTGA
- a CDS encoding shikimate dehydrogenase, which produces MRRAAVLGSPVAHSLSPVLHTAAYAALGLDDWRYDHRECTEDGLASFLDGLGPEWAGLSLTMPLKRAALDLAHGASELAVATGAANTLVLRDGRRFADNTDVAGIVAALGPVSGRAVVLGAGGTAQAALAALRGLGIDDVTVLVRSAARAEDLRAAAKRLGVDPLVDDALADPARASAVLDRADVVVSTLPAGAADDLRGAAGVVLDVVYAPWPTAFAAAAQAAGARVVSGLEMLLHQAVAQVQLMTGHPGPVDAMRAALDDAVAARAS; this is translated from the coding sequence GTGAGGCGGGCCGCCGTACTCGGCTCCCCCGTCGCCCACTCCCTGTCCCCCGTCCTGCACACCGCGGCGTACGCGGCGCTGGGGCTGGACGACTGGCGCTACGACCACCGCGAGTGCACCGAGGACGGGCTGGCGTCCTTCCTCGACGGTCTGGGGCCGGAGTGGGCGGGGCTGTCGCTGACGATGCCGCTGAAGCGGGCGGCGCTGGACCTGGCCCACGGCGCGTCCGAGCTGGCCGTCGCCACCGGCGCGGCCAACACCCTCGTCCTGCGCGACGGGCGGCGGTTCGCCGACAACACCGACGTCGCGGGCATCGTCGCCGCGCTGGGCCCGGTGTCGGGGCGGGCCGTCGTCCTCGGGGCGGGCGGCACGGCGCAGGCCGCGCTGGCCGCGCTGCGCGGGCTGGGGATCGACGACGTCACCGTGCTCGTCCGCTCCGCCGCCCGGGCCGAGGACCTGCGGGCGGCGGCGAAGCGGCTCGGCGTCGACCCGCTCGTCGACGACGCACTGGCCGACCCGGCCCGGGCGAGCGCCGTGCTGGACCGCGCCGACGTCGTCGTCTCGACGCTGCCGGCGGGCGCCGCCGACGACCTGCGCGGCGCCGCGGGCGTCGTGCTCGACGTCGTCTACGCGCCGTGGCCCACCGCGTTCGCGGCGGCGGCGCAGGCGGCGGGGGCGCGGGTCGTCAGCGGGCTGGAGATGCTGCTGCACCAGGCGGTCGCGCAGGTGCAGCTGATGACCGGCCACCCCGGACCGGTCGACGCCATGCGCGCCGCACTGGACGACGCGGTGGCCGCCCGTGCCTCCTGA
- a CDS encoding DUF2256 and DUF3253 domain-containing protein, whose protein sequence is MPPEPKACVACGRRITWRKKWERDWDEVRYCSAGCRRRGVSDVDRDLEKAITDLLGARSGTICPSDAARRVAPDGWRELMEPARRAARRLVEAGEVEITQGGRVVDPSTAKGPIRIRRR, encoded by the coding sequence GTGCCTCCTGAGCCCAAGGCGTGCGTCGCCTGCGGGCGGCGGATCACCTGGCGCAAGAAGTGGGAGCGCGACTGGGACGAGGTGCGCTACTGCTCCGCCGGGTGCCGCCGCCGCGGGGTCTCCGACGTCGACCGGGACCTGGAGAAGGCGATCACCGACCTGCTCGGCGCGCGGTCGGGCACCATCTGCCCGTCCGACGCCGCCCGCCGGGTCGCCCCCGACGGCTGGCGCGAGCTCATGGAGCCGGCCCGGCGCGCCGCGCGACGGCTCGTGGAGGCGGGCGAGGTGGAGATCACCCAGGGCGGCCGGGTGGTGGACCCGTCGACGGCGAAGGGGCCGATCCGGATCCGCAGGCGCTGA
- a CDS encoding class I SAM-dependent methyltransferase, whose product MTLPPDWSQWRDQVDLDGYDERWARIEAEGGNPHGEADLVRSFGPRSVLDGGCGTGRVGIELARHGIAVLGVDPDPDMVAAARQKAPGVEWLELDLADLDRPERFDVAVLAGNVIPYATRRAEVVTGCARHLVAGGRLVAGFQLQDGWPTLAEYDGWCAAAGLSPHARWSTWDRLPYEGGDYVVAVHVRAGVAAADVSACGSGSAPSPSTGPPPGRPG is encoded by the coding sequence GTGACGCTGCCCCCCGACTGGTCGCAGTGGCGCGACCAGGTCGACCTCGACGGCTACGACGAGCGCTGGGCCCGGATCGAGGCCGAGGGCGGCAACCCGCACGGCGAGGCCGACCTCGTGCGCTCCTTCGGCCCGCGCTCGGTCCTCGACGGCGGCTGCGGGACCGGCCGCGTCGGCATCGAGCTGGCCCGCCACGGCATCGCGGTGCTCGGCGTCGACCCCGACCCGGACATGGTCGCCGCGGCCAGGCAGAAGGCGCCCGGCGTCGAGTGGCTGGAGCTGGACCTCGCCGACCTCGACCGCCCCGAGCGGTTCGACGTCGCGGTGCTGGCCGGCAACGTGATCCCGTACGCCACGCGCCGGGCCGAGGTGGTGACCGGGTGCGCCCGGCACCTCGTCGCGGGCGGGCGGCTGGTCGCGGGCTTCCAGCTCCAGGACGGCTGGCCGACCCTGGCCGAGTACGACGGCTGGTGCGCCGCGGCCGGGCTGAGCCCGCACGCCCGCTGGTCCACCTGGGACCGGCTGCCCTACGAGGGCGGCGACTACGTGGTCGCCGTGCACGTGCGCGCCGGGGTCGCGGCGGCCGACGTCAGCGCCTGCGGATCCGGATCGGCCCCTTCGCCGTCGACGGGTCCACCACCCGGCCGCCCTGGGTGA
- a CDS encoding PLP-dependent cysteine synthase family protein translates to MDVHQSLLDAVGATPLLRLRRVTAGPGPAVYVKLEFLNPGGSVKDRAALSMVRAAEACGDLPAGGGGVIVEGSSGNTGVGLAMVAAQHGHRAVVVVPDSIAAEKIALLKAYGAQVVPTEPKVPLEHPEHVNNLARRIAAETPGGWHANQYDNPANPRVHELTTGPEIWEQTGGRVTHLVAGVGTGGTISGTGRYLKSRGPVTVVAADPESSRYGGGDGSPYYVESVGHYLHPGTVDDLWPQSYDRGVVDRFERIPDRESLEVARRLAREEGLLVGGSAGTAVAAALRVAAGLGPDDVVVVIAPDSGRNYLSKYFDDGWMTRLGFLDSPTGPRVRDRVPARGVAVAPAGTTVAEALAVHGAGPVAVVTPRQSDRPTRSAPEVLGVVALDAALPPGDDVSAHVGGPPPAVGDGEEAAAAHARVPDGPVLVLVDGRVVALADRTDLEHDPAAGG, encoded by the coding sequence GTGGACGTCCATCAGTCACTGCTCGACGCCGTCGGCGCGACGCCCCTGCTCCGCCTGCGCCGCGTGACGGCCGGGCCGGGCCCCGCCGTGTACGTGAAGCTGGAGTTCCTCAACCCGGGCGGGTCGGTGAAGGACCGGGCCGCGCTGTCGATGGTGCGGGCCGCCGAGGCCTGCGGCGACCTGCCGGCGGGCGGCGGCGGGGTGATCGTCGAGGGGTCGTCCGGCAACACCGGGGTGGGCCTGGCGATGGTGGCCGCGCAGCACGGGCACCGGGCCGTCGTGGTGGTGCCCGACAGCATCGCGGCGGAGAAGATCGCGCTGCTGAAGGCGTACGGCGCGCAGGTGGTGCCGACCGAGCCCAAGGTGCCCCTCGAGCATCCCGAGCACGTCAACAACCTGGCGCGGCGGATCGCCGCCGAGACCCCCGGCGGCTGGCACGCGAACCAGTACGACAACCCGGCCAACCCGCGCGTCCACGAGCTGACCACCGGTCCCGAGATCTGGGAGCAGACCGGCGGGCGGGTGACGCACCTCGTCGCCGGGGTGGGCACCGGCGGCACGATCAGCGGCACCGGCCGCTACCTCAAGTCGCGCGGGCCGGTCACGGTCGTCGCGGCCGACCCGGAGAGCTCGCGCTACGGCGGCGGGGACGGCAGCCCGTACTACGTCGAGAGCGTCGGGCACTACCTGCACCCCGGCACCGTCGACGACCTGTGGCCGCAGTCCTACGACCGGGGCGTCGTCGACCGGTTCGAGCGGATCCCGGACCGCGAGTCCCTGGAGGTGGCCCGGCGCCTGGCCCGCGAGGAGGGCCTGCTGGTGGGCGGCTCGGCCGGGACCGCCGTCGCCGCGGCGCTGCGGGTGGCGGCCGGGCTCGGCCCGGACGACGTCGTCGTCGTGATCGCGCCGGACTCCGGCCGCAACTACCTGTCCAAGTACTTCGACGACGGCTGGATGACCCGGCTCGGCTTCCTGGACTCCCCCACCGGGCCGCGCGTGCGCGACCGGGTGCCCGCGCGCGGGGTCGCGGTGGCCCCGGCCGGGACGACCGTCGCCGAGGCGCTCGCGGTGCACGGCGCGGGGCCGGTCGCGGTGGTCACGCCGCGGCAGTCCGACCGGCCCACGCGGTCGGCGCCGGAGGTGCTGGGCGTGGTCGCGCTGGACGCGGCCCTCCCGCCGGGCGACGACGTGTCCGCGCACGTCGGCGGCCCGCCGCCGGCCGTCGGGGACGGCGAGGAGGCCGCCGCGGCGCACGCCAGGGTGCCCGACGGGCCGGTGCTGGTCCTCGTCGACGGGCGGGTGGTGGCGCTGGCCGACCGGACGGACCTGGAACACGATCCGGCCGCCGGTGGTTGA
- a CDS encoding DsbA family oxidoreductase, which translates to MQVEIWSDVVCPWCAIGKRRFEAALAEFEHRDEVTVRWRSFELDPTAPQEREGTLVEHLAEKYGTAPDQAQTMIRQMSDTAAADGWEFDLEHARGGNTVDAHRLIHLGAEHGVQDAVKERLLRAYVAEREPIGDHATLTRLAVEAGLDEAEVRDVLAGDRFLSAVRADQRQAQAYGISGVPFFVVDAKYGVSGAQPADALLHVLETAWADAHPIQVLTPAGGAGETCADGSCAV; encoded by the coding sequence ATGCAGGTGGAGATCTGGTCCGACGTCGTCTGTCCCTGGTGCGCGATCGGCAAGCGCCGGTTCGAGGCCGCACTGGCCGAGTTCGAGCACCGTGACGAGGTGACGGTGCGCTGGCGCAGCTTCGAGCTCGACCCCACCGCGCCGCAGGAGCGCGAGGGCACGCTCGTGGAGCACCTCGCCGAGAAGTACGGCACCGCGCCCGACCAGGCGCAGACCATGATCCGGCAGATGTCGGACACCGCGGCGGCCGACGGCTGGGAGTTCGACCTCGAGCACGCCCGCGGCGGCAACACCGTCGACGCGCACCGGCTCATCCACCTCGGCGCCGAGCACGGCGTCCAGGACGCGGTCAAGGAGCGGCTGCTCCGCGCGTACGTCGCCGAGCGCGAGCCGATCGGCGACCACGCGACGCTGACCCGCCTCGCCGTGGAGGCCGGGCTCGACGAGGCGGAGGTCCGCGACGTGCTCGCGGGCGACCGCTTCCTCTCCGCCGTCCGCGCCGACCAGCGCCAGGCGCAGGCCTACGGCATCAGCGGGGTGCCGTTCTTCGTGGTGGACGCGAAGTACGGCGTGTCCGGCGCGCAGCCCGCCGACGCGCTGCTCCACGTCCTGGAGACGGCCTGGGCCGACGCCCACCCGATCCAGGTCCTCACGCCGGCCGGCGGGGCGGGCGAGACCTGCGCCGACGGCAGCTGCGCCGTCTGA